A stretch of DNA from Rhodothermales bacterium:
GAAACGTCACTGCGGGATGCCGTGGAGTTGCCCGCCTGGCAACAGATCGTGCTCTTCTGGTCGTTGAAAGAGTCCGTACTGAAGGGACAGCGCACGGGGCTCAGAATGTCCCCAAAGGCGCTCCGACTGGAGGTGGATCTCGAGGACTGCGCGGCCGTGATTCACGGCGATCGGCAGTGGACCAGTCGGTTCGAAATGGATCAGGAGCGCGTGCTTGTGGTGAGCTGGTCACCGGACCAGGCCTACCAGGAGTGCTTCGCTCCAAACGCCCACTGAAAAAACCCGATTGAGCGCCACGCAGCATGCATCTGCCGGTAGCCCAGATTCTCCACGACGGCAGTCAGGCACAGGCGCACCACATCCCTGCCCGGGTAGATGCGCAGGGCTATCTCCTCCAGTAGCACCGATGCCACCGACAGGAGCATCGACAGACCCACGGCCAGGATAAGGAAGGCAACCACGGCCTCGTCCGAGATCCAGCCCATCGCCCAAGCCATCAGGGTGACGACGTAGCCCAGCGTCTCCAGGATGGCACTGAGCCATTCGAAAACGACCTGTGACGGAAAGGACAGCCACCCCAGTGCCCCGTGACGAAAAGTCGTGCCGCGGAACTTGGTCACAACCTCGGAAAGGCCGCGGTGCCAGCGAATCCGCTGCTGCCTGAGCACGGCGACCGATTCGGGTACCTCGGTCCAGGCCACCGGCGTTGCCACAAAGCCGATGTGGTACTCGGGCTGGTGCTCGCGGGCCCACAGGTGGAGTTTCATGGTCAGGTCCATGTCTTCTCCGATGGCGTCCAGGCTGTAGGCGCCTACCGCTACGACTGCCTTGCGGTCAAACAGGCCAAACGCCCCTGAGATGATGGTCAGCGCGTTGAACGGGACCCAACCCATGCGTCCGAACAGGAAGGCGCGCACGTATTCCAGCGTCTGGATCCGGGCCCAGAAGTTCCGGGGCACCCGCGCCTGCCGCACGTATCCGTCGGGCCCGAGTTCACAGCCGTTCAGGGGCAGGATGGTCCCCCCTACGGCGAGCGTGCCCGGTCTGCGCTGGAATTCGCGCACAGCTCGTTGCACGGTATCGCGTTCAAACAAGGTGTCGGCATCGATGATGCAGACCAGGTCGTGGCGGGCGTAGTTGATCCCCGCGTTCACCGCGTCCGCCTTGCTGCCGCCATTCTCCTTGTCGACGACGAGGATGTCGAAGGGGACGTCAGCGCGGTAGACGCCCCTTGTGGGCGCACTCGGCACGGCCGACCGCGGAGGCAGGAAGGCCGGCGTCAGCGACAACTCTGCCTTCAGGACTTCCAGGGTCCGGTCCGTGGATCCGTCGTTGACCACCACGATCTGGAGCGCCGGGTAGTCCTGTTGCAGCATCGTGCCCAGGGCTTGCATGATGAGGGCCTCCTCGT
This window harbors:
- a CDS encoding glycosyltransferase family 2 protein, with the translated sequence MADVARTLEWIFLGYFGLMQVSYFALVMVAFIEILSRLPRKGLRPLPPVTAPYAPSVSIVMPAYNEEALIMQALGTMLQQDYPALQIVVVNDGSTDRTLEVLKAELSLTPAFLPPRSAVPSAPTRGVYRADVPFDILVVDKENGGSKADAVNAGINYARHDLVCIIDADTLFERDTVQRAVREFQRRPGTLAVGGTILPLNGCELGPDGYVRQARVPRNFWARIQTLEYVRAFLFGRMGWVPFNALTIISGAFGLFDRKAVVAVGAYSLDAIGEDMDLTMKLHLWAREHQPEYHIGFVATPVAWTEVPESVAVLRQQRIRWHRGLSEVVTKFRGTTFRHGALGWLSFPSQVVFEWLSAILETLGYVVTLMAWAMGWISDEAVVAFLILAVGLSMLLSVASVLLEEIALRIYPGRDVVRLCLTAVVENLGYRQMHAAWRSIGFFQWAFGAKHSW